The following coding sequences are from one Arthrobacter crystallopoietes window:
- a CDS encoding aspartate aminotransferase family protein, producing MTNSENRTLAQRHLFPHFTTGKAWRDPNLPIIVSGEGCYLIDEDGNRFLDGLAGLFCVNMGHGRTDIPAAATKQMSKLAYWTNWGSAHPAAVEAATTIASLAPGDLDVTFFVNSGSEAVESAIKFARQYHRSQGQPERTKIIARNMAYHGTTLGALAVTGIPAYKEAFGELMPGVRHVPNTLGETIPEGGTAADLPSIQAILQVIEEEGAHTIAALFAEPVQNSRGALVPPPGYWQELRAICDRFGILLVADEVICGFGRLGEWFGSTKYDVVPDLLTFAKGSTSGYAPLGGVLIRTPLANALLDSPAAGIFTHGATWGGHPVSTAVAVANLGALQEENIPGNVRSLEPYFQAGLNQIRDAHRSVLEWRGTGFFYAIELTGDRESGRTLTPEQSKELLGSVMPKAMREVNLITRPDNRGATMLVLSPPLVADQAVLDDLLTKVDHVMSATDKHLGL from the coding sequence GTGACTAACTCAGAGAACCGCACGCTTGCCCAGCGGCACCTGTTTCCGCACTTCACCACCGGTAAGGCTTGGCGGGACCCTAACCTGCCCATCATCGTCAGCGGCGAGGGTTGCTACCTCATCGACGAGGACGGCAACCGCTTCCTGGACGGCCTGGCCGGGCTGTTCTGCGTGAACATGGGCCACGGCCGCACCGACATCCCCGCCGCCGCCACCAAGCAGATGTCCAAGCTGGCCTATTGGACCAACTGGGGCTCCGCCCACCCGGCCGCCGTCGAGGCCGCCACCACGATCGCCAGCCTGGCCCCGGGCGATCTGGACGTGACGTTCTTCGTCAACTCCGGCTCGGAGGCCGTGGAGTCCGCGATCAAGTTTGCCCGCCAGTACCACCGCAGCCAGGGCCAGCCCGAGCGGACCAAGATCATCGCCCGCAACATGGCCTATCACGGCACCACCCTGGGCGCGCTCGCCGTCACCGGCATCCCCGCCTACAAGGAAGCCTTCGGCGAACTGATGCCCGGCGTGCGGCACGTGCCCAACACGCTCGGCGAGACCATCCCCGAGGGCGGCACGGCGGCGGACCTGCCCAGCATCCAGGCCATCCTGCAGGTCATCGAGGAAGAGGGCGCGCACACCATCGCCGCCCTGTTCGCAGAGCCGGTGCAGAACTCGCGCGGCGCGCTGGTCCCGCCGCCGGGCTACTGGCAGGAACTGCGCGCCATCTGCGACCGCTTCGGCATCCTGCTGGTCGCGGACGAGGTCATCTGCGGCTTCGGCCGTCTGGGCGAGTGGTTCGGCAGCACAAAGTACGACGTCGTTCCGGACCTGCTGACCTTCGCCAAGGGTTCCACCTCCGGCTACGCGCCGCTGGGCGGAGTCCTCATCCGCACCCCGCTGGCCAACGCGCTGCTGGATTCCCCGGCCGCCGGCATCTTCACCCACGGCGCCACCTGGGGCGGACACCCGGTATCGACGGCGGTGGCGGTCGCCAACCTCGGCGCCCTGCAGGAAGAGAACATCCCGGGCAACGTGCGCAGCCTCGAACCGTACTTCCAGGCCGGACTCAACCAGATCCGCGACGCCCACCGCAGCGTGCTGGAGTGGCGCGGCACCGGCTTCTTCTACGCCATCGAGCTCACCGGCGACCGTGAGAGCGGACGTACCCTGACGCCCGAGCAGTCCAAGGAGCTCCTCGGCAGCGTGATGCCCAAGGCCATGCGCGAGGTCAACCTGATCACCCGCCCGGACAACCGCGGCGCCACCATGCTGGTGCTCTCGCCGCCACTGGTCGCCGACCAGGCCGTGCTGGATGACCTGTTGACCAAGGTGGACCACGTCATGTCCGCCACGGACAAGCATTTGGGGCTCTAG
- the pta gene encoding phosphate acetyltransferase, translating to MTTQIAGRRLAEKQPADNQLQAGWCARLAGDRNRVVLADGRDERVLAAAAELAGLGIVPVLVDEPAEIRRSAAAAGVKLPSDVVILAPEQVRRSGAGELLAERAAGRKPGTAEAWLADPLFLAMAALAADDADACVAGANRPTADVLRAALRVVGTAEGSDCVSSSFLMHLQDGRTFGYGDCAVLPEPDAGQLAEVAVATSRTFAALTGEEPQVAMLSFSTMGSADHASVSRVREATAIVRDREPGLAVDGELQFDAALLESVARSKAPDSGVAGHANVFIFPNLAAGNIGYKITQRLGGAAAYGPILQGLALPVNDLSRGCTAADVVNVAIISVLQSQTSVTRLGPSGL from the coding sequence ATGACCACGCAGATTGCCGGCCGTCGGCTGGCGGAGAAGCAACCGGCGGATAACCAGTTGCAGGCCGGCTGGTGCGCCCGCCTCGCCGGGGACCGGAACCGGGTGGTGCTGGCGGACGGGCGGGACGAACGGGTCCTCGCCGCGGCCGCCGAGCTGGCCGGCCTGGGCATCGTGCCCGTGCTGGTCGACGAGCCGGCCGAAATCCGCCGCTCGGCCGCAGCCGCCGGCGTGAAGCTGCCGTCCGACGTCGTTATCCTGGCCCCGGAGCAGGTGCGCCGCTCCGGGGCGGGGGAGCTACTCGCCGAGCGCGCGGCCGGGCGCAAACCCGGAACCGCCGAGGCTTGGCTGGCCGATCCGCTGTTCCTGGCCATGGCGGCGCTGGCCGCGGACGACGCCGATGCCTGCGTGGCCGGCGCGAACCGGCCCACTGCCGACGTACTGCGCGCGGCGTTGCGCGTGGTCGGCACGGCGGAGGGTTCCGACTGCGTGAGCAGCAGCTTCCTGATGCACCTGCAGGATGGCCGGACGTTCGGCTACGGCGACTGCGCCGTGCTGCCGGAGCCCGACGCCGGCCAGCTCGCCGAGGTGGCGGTGGCCACCAGCCGCACGTTCGCGGCCCTCACCGGCGAAGAGCCGCAGGTGGCCATGCTGTCCTTCAGCACCATGGGCAGCGCCGACCATGCCAGCGTGTCCCGGGTCCGCGAGGCCACCGCCATCGTGCGGGACCGCGAGCCGGGGCTGGCCGTCGACGGCGAACTGCAGTTCGACGCCGCCCTGCTCGAATCCGTGGCCCGCAGCAAGGCGCCGGATTCCGGCGTCGCCGGGCACGCCAACGTCTTCATCTTTCCCAATCTCGCCGCGGGCAACATCGGCTACAAGATCACCCAGCGGCTCGGCGGAGCGGCGGCCTACGGGCCGATCCTGCAGGGGCTCGCCCTGCCCGTCAACGACCTCTCCCGCGGCTGCACCGCGGCCGACGTCGTCAATGTAGCGATCATCAGCGTTTTGCAATCCCAAACCAGCGTCACCAGGCTCGGTCCCTCCGGACTGTAG
- a CDS encoding APC family permease, with translation MKATTETGNVAGRGASAGPAATPGPDQPERLAKTLKPSWVWAIALGSAVGWGAFILPTDWIAAAGPVGAMSGFLIGGGLMVLIAVSYGFLIRSFPVSGGELAFALVGFGRTHAFFCGWFLTLGYTCIVALNASALALLFRKLLPGVVQQGYLYTIAGYDVYMVEVLISITALAVFAYLNIRGTALSGRVQFIACVIMLIAVGCILTAVLIHPDSLVSNAAPAFPQGVSPLTAILAIVAIAPWAYIGFDNVPQAAEEFDFPPSKAMKLIVLALLAAALLYAAMIAAVAVAEPWEALVSGQSAWGTADAVTGLLGGGGMLLLAIGITMGVTTGLNGFYVSASRILLAMGRAQMVPQVFAKLHPKHKTPYVGILFVGAFCLVTPWFGRAALEWVVNMSAVGVTVAYLYTCLCAFKLFRSSGSAPRPGDLEGTRSTTKKVLSMVGAVISVSFMALLLLPGSPAMLGPESMTALLIWIVVGVVFFLLRRKHNRTLTNEQVDLLVLGKPRPEGFAIKDKNAQRAQGDTTSV, from the coding sequence ATGAAAGCAACAACTGAGACCGGCAACGTGGCCGGCCGCGGAGCTTCGGCCGGACCGGCGGCAACCCCCGGACCCGACCAGCCCGAGCGGCTGGCGAAGACCCTCAAGCCCAGCTGGGTCTGGGCCATCGCCCTCGGCTCGGCCGTCGGCTGGGGCGCGTTCATCCTGCCCACCGACTGGATCGCCGCGGCGGGACCGGTGGGCGCGATGAGCGGCTTCCTCATCGGCGGCGGGTTGATGGTGCTGATTGCCGTCAGCTACGGCTTCCTGATCCGCAGCTTCCCCGTCTCGGGCGGCGAGCTGGCGTTCGCGCTGGTGGGCTTCGGCCGGACCCACGCCTTCTTCTGCGGCTGGTTCCTGACCCTGGGCTACACCTGCATCGTGGCGCTGAACGCCTCGGCGCTGGCGCTGCTGTTCCGGAAACTGCTGCCCGGGGTGGTCCAGCAGGGCTACCTCTACACCATTGCCGGCTACGACGTGTACATGGTGGAAGTGCTCATCTCGATCACCGCGCTGGCGGTCTTCGCCTACCTGAACATCCGCGGCACGGCACTGTCCGGCCGGGTCCAGTTCATCGCCTGCGTGATCATGTTGATCGCGGTGGGCTGCATCCTGACGGCGGTCCTGATCCATCCCGACAGCCTGGTCAGCAACGCCGCGCCCGCCTTCCCCCAGGGCGTCTCGCCGCTGACCGCAATCCTGGCGATCGTCGCCATTGCGCCGTGGGCCTACATCGGTTTCGACAACGTGCCGCAGGCCGCCGAGGAGTTCGACTTCCCGCCGAGCAAGGCCATGAAGCTGATCGTGCTGGCGCTGCTCGCCGCGGCCCTGCTGTACGCGGCCATGATCGCCGCCGTCGCTGTTGCCGAACCGTGGGAAGCGCTCGTTTCCGGCCAGTCGGCCTGGGGCACGGCGGATGCGGTGACCGGTCTGCTGGGCGGCGGCGGCATGCTGCTGCTGGCCATCGGCATCACCATGGGCGTGACCACCGGGCTGAATGGGTTCTACGTTTCCGCCAGCCGCATCCTGCTGGCCATGGGCCGGGCGCAGATGGTCCCGCAGGTCTTCGCCAAGCTGCACCCGAAGCACAAGACGCCGTACGTGGGCATCCTGTTTGTCGGCGCCTTCTGCCTGGTGACCCCTTGGTTCGGCCGGGCGGCGCTGGAATGGGTGGTCAACATGTCCGCCGTCGGCGTCACCGTGGCCTACCTGTACACCTGCCTGTGCGCCTTCAAGCTCTTCCGCAGCTCCGGCTCGGCACCCCGTCCCGGCGATCTGGAAGGCACGCGTTCGACGACGAAGAAGGTGCTCAGCATGGTCGGCGCCGTCATCTCGGTGTCCTTCATGGCGCTGCTGCTGTTGCCCGGCTCGCCTGCCATGCTCGGCCCGGAGTCCATGACGGCCCTGCTGATCTGGATTGTGGTGGGCGTGGTCTTCTTCCTGCTGCGGCGCAAGCACAACCGGACGCTGACCAACGAGCAGGTGGATCTGCTGGTGCTGGGCAAGCCCCGGCCGGAAGGATTCGCCATCAAGGACAAGAACGCGCAGCGGGCCCAGGGCGACACGACGTCGGTCTAG
- a CDS encoding YeiH family protein gives MVNTVTQTVKGGPAGKQSRLRSLAEWLGRNWPGLTACAVAVPAAFALHLLMPAVPVMTLAVIMGVLAANLPGISRLTVGPWRKGLDFAGKRLMRAGIVLLGLKLSVVDVLELGWATFAVIVAVVLLAFGGTYLLGKAFRLPGDQPLLIATGFSICGASAIGAMSAVRRSKQQDTVIPVALVTLCGTLAIAVLPLLMQPLGLGPLAFGQWVGASVHDVGQVVATAQTAGTAALAVAIVIKLTRVLTLAPMVAVTGIISRRGHKGTAGSEHLKLPPIVPAFILGFVALVAVRSLLPVPEGVLEAATIVQDVLLAAALFGLGSAVRMRELFSSRGSAVLMALCSWALIAGLAYGGILLLQ, from the coding sequence ATGGTGAACACCGTGACACAGACGGTAAAGGGCGGTCCGGCCGGGAAACAATCGCGGCTGCGCTCGCTGGCAGAGTGGCTGGGGCGGAACTGGCCCGGCCTCACCGCCTGCGCCGTTGCCGTGCCGGCGGCGTTCGCCCTGCACCTGCTGATGCCGGCCGTGCCGGTGATGACCCTGGCCGTGATCATGGGCGTGCTCGCGGCAAACCTGCCCGGGATCTCGCGCCTCACCGTCGGCCCATGGCGGAAGGGCCTGGATTTCGCCGGCAAGCGGCTGATGCGTGCCGGCATCGTCCTGCTGGGCCTGAAGCTCAGTGTGGTGGACGTGCTGGAACTGGGCTGGGCCACGTTCGCGGTGATTGTCGCCGTCGTGCTTCTGGCCTTCGGCGGTACGTACCTGCTGGGCAAGGCCTTCCGGCTGCCGGGCGACCAGCCGCTGCTGATCGCCACCGGCTTCTCCATCTGCGGCGCCTCAGCCATCGGCGCGATGAGCGCGGTGCGCCGGTCCAAGCAGCAGGACACGGTGATTCCGGTGGCGCTGGTGACCCTGTGCGGCACCCTGGCCATCGCCGTGCTGCCGCTGCTTATGCAGCCGCTGGGCCTGGGGCCGCTGGCCTTCGGCCAGTGGGTGGGCGCTTCAGTGCACGACGTCGGCCAGGTGGTCGCCACCGCGCAGACCGCGGGAACCGCCGCGCTCGCCGTCGCCATCGTCATCAAGCTGACCCGTGTGCTCACGCTGGCGCCCATGGTGGCCGTCACCGGCATCATCAGCCGCCGCGGCCACAAGGGGACCGCCGGCTCCGAGCACCTGAAGCTGCCGCCGATCGTGCCGGCCTTCATCCTCGGGTTCGTCGCGCTGGTGGCCGTGCGCTCCCTGCTGCCGGTGCCTGAGGGCGTGCTGGAGGCGGCGACCATTGTCCAGGACGTGCTGCTTGCCGCCGCGCTCTTCGGGCTGGGCTCGGCCGTGCGCATGCGCGAACTGTTCAGCTCCCGCGGCAGCGCCGTGCTGATGGCACTGTGTTCCTGGGCGCTGATCGCCGGCCTGGCCTACGGCGGGATCCTGCTGCTGCAGTAA
- a CDS encoding PLP-dependent cysteine synthase family protein has protein sequence MTVPTPATPQVHAEEDVDRYDAGYRIWLAEALAKVQADANRSSDTHLLAVPLPEQWGVDLYLKDESTHPTGSLKHRLARSLFLHALCNGWIRPGKPVIEASSGSTAISEAYFARLIGVPFIAVMARSTSLQKVQLIEFYGGQCHFVENPNEVYEAAAALAQQTGGHYMDQFTYAERATDWRGNNNIAESIFDQMSQERHPEPAWIVATAGTGGTSATLARYIRYTGRVTGICVADPENSAFFPAWREQDASVTTATGSRIEGIGRQRVEASFIGSAIDRMMRVPDAAAMASIRLLAELLGRRTGASTGTGLWSAFRIISEMINTGQQGSVVSLICDPGDRYLDKYYSDQWLAENKIDVGPYYSRLETFMNTGTLS, from the coding sequence ATGACCGTCCCCACCCCAGCCACCCCGCAGGTCCACGCCGAAGAGGACGTCGACCGGTACGACGCCGGCTACCGCATTTGGCTGGCCGAGGCGCTGGCGAAGGTCCAGGCGGACGCCAACCGCTCTTCCGACACGCATCTGCTTGCCGTGCCGCTGCCGGAACAGTGGGGCGTGGACCTCTACCTGAAAGACGAGTCCACCCATCCCACCGGCTCGCTGAAGCACCGGCTGGCCAGGTCCCTGTTCCTCCACGCGCTGTGCAACGGCTGGATCCGGCCCGGCAAACCGGTCATCGAAGCCTCCAGTGGCTCCACGGCCATTTCCGAGGCGTACTTTGCGCGCCTCATCGGCGTCCCGTTCATCGCGGTCATGGCCCGGTCCACCAGCCTGCAAAAGGTCCAGCTCATCGAGTTCTACGGGGGCCAGTGCCATTTCGTGGAGAACCCGAACGAGGTCTACGAGGCCGCGGCAGCCCTCGCGCAGCAAACCGGCGGCCACTACATGGACCAGTTCACCTACGCCGAGCGGGCCACCGACTGGCGCGGCAACAACAACATCGCCGAATCGATCTTCGACCAGATGTCGCAGGAGCGGCACCCGGAGCCGGCTTGGATCGTCGCTACCGCCGGCACCGGCGGCACCTCCGCCACGCTCGCCCGCTACATCCGCTATACCGGGCGGGTCACCGGCATCTGCGTCGCCGATCCGGAAAACTCCGCCTTCTTCCCGGCCTGGCGGGAGCAGGACGCCAGCGTAACCACGGCTACCGGCTCCCGGATCGAGGGCATCGGCCGCCAACGCGTTGAAGCCAGCTTCATCGGGTCCGCCATCGACCGCATGATGCGCGTCCCTGACGCCGCGGCCATGGCCTCCATCCGCCTGCTGGCCGAACTGCTCGGCCGGCGGACAGGAGCGTCGACCGGAACAGGCCTATGGTCGGCGTTCCGGATCATCTCCGAAATGATCAATACCGGCCAGCAGGGCAGCGTCGTGTCGTTGATCTGCGACCCGGGGGACCGGTACCTCGATAAGTACTACTCGGATCAATGGCTGGCGGAGAACAAGATCGACGTCGGACCGTACTACAGCCGGTTGGAAACCTTCATGAACACAGGCACGCTGTCCTAA
- a CDS encoding NAD(P)/FAD-dependent oxidoreductase: MEMQTKDYDVAIIGGGAAGLSAAQALGRSRRSVVVIDAGEPRNAPAAAMHNFLSRDGMNPLELLKEGRGELVKYGVEVIKTRALDSRHSDAGFTITLGNGTEVSARRLILATGLKDQLPDIAGLAENWGNDVLHCPYCHGWEVKDLRLGVVDSAMAMHQSQMFTQWSNNVTLFKDPNKVLAAEELEQLEALGVEVVEAVVTAVLGEAGSVQGVELSDGTQREIDALVIMPNFDVDVSCVKSLGLVTQEHVSGLGRHVPVDDGGQTEVPGLWLAGNVANPMAQVIMAAADGLGMGLRVNADLMQEEFARKVAELRMKKAAV; encoded by the coding sequence ATGGAAATGCAGACAAAGGACTACGACGTGGCAATCATTGGCGGCGGGGCCGCTGGGCTCAGTGCCGCACAGGCGCTGGGAAGGTCGAGGCGTTCGGTCGTTGTCATCGACGCGGGCGAACCACGCAACGCACCGGCGGCCGCCATGCACAACTTCCTCTCCCGCGACGGGATGAACCCACTGGAACTGCTCAAGGAAGGGCGCGGAGAACTCGTCAAGTACGGCGTCGAGGTGATCAAAACCCGCGCATTGGACAGCCGGCACAGCGACGCCGGATTCACCATCACCCTTGGCAACGGCACGGAGGTCTCGGCGCGCCGACTCATTCTTGCCACCGGACTGAAAGACCAACTGCCCGACATCGCCGGCCTAGCCGAAAACTGGGGCAATGACGTGCTGCACTGCCCGTACTGCCACGGCTGGGAGGTCAAGGACCTGCGCCTCGGCGTTGTCGACAGCGCCATGGCGATGCACCAGTCGCAGATGTTCACCCAGTGGTCCAATAATGTCACCCTGTTCAAGGACCCGAACAAGGTGCTTGCTGCCGAGGAACTCGAACAACTGGAAGCGCTGGGTGTGGAAGTCGTGGAGGCGGTGGTTACCGCTGTGCTCGGCGAGGCGGGCTCCGTGCAGGGCGTTGAACTCAGCGACGGAACGCAACGTGAGATCGACGCGTTGGTCATTATGCCGAACTTCGACGTCGATGTCTCCTGCGTGAAATCTCTTGGGCTGGTGACGCAGGAGCACGTCTCGGGCCTCGGCCGGCACGTGCCCGTCGACGATGGAGGCCAGACCGAGGTGCCGGGGCTCTGGCTTGCAGGAAATGTCGCCAACCCTATGGCTCAGGTCATCATGGCCGCCGCCGACGGACTCGGCATGGGTCTTAGGGTGAATGCCGACCTCATGCAGGAAGAGTTCGCTCGTAAAGTGGCCGAGTTGCGCATGAAAAAGGCGGCGGTCTAG
- a CDS encoding class I SAM-dependent methyltransferase, protein MRTEHSRGHHHGHQQGRHNEDQQSHEPGLAETLDLDALLLHEHLQEIFDWTAKHQPAPGTIVDLGAGTGTGTLGLTRTFPQASVVAVDQSEFMLAHLASAVEKNQLSDRVSTLQVDLDATWPELADIDLIWAASSMHHMSDPANILSQIGKTLAPGGLLVVVEMDTLPRHLPDDLGFGAPGLEQRLHDAVAIAGWNAHPNWAPAIREAGMEIAEQRTFTYGTDENRELIAHNAQTFLSRMRTSLGDTLSAEDLATIDQLLDPHGPQSLTRRTDLSMRGSRTVWAARPGR, encoded by the coding sequence ATGAGAACTGAGCATTCACGCGGACACCACCACGGTCACCAGCAGGGCCGGCACAACGAGGACCAGCAGTCGCACGAACCGGGCCTGGCCGAAACGCTGGACCTCGATGCCCTCCTGCTACACGAGCATCTGCAGGAGATCTTCGATTGGACCGCCAAACACCAGCCGGCTCCGGGCACCATTGTGGACCTGGGCGCGGGAACGGGCACCGGAACCCTCGGCCTGACGCGAACCTTTCCCCAGGCCAGCGTCGTGGCAGTCGATCAGTCCGAGTTCATGCTCGCTCACCTGGCCTCGGCGGTTGAGAAAAACCAGCTGTCGGACCGGGTTTCCACCCTGCAAGTGGACCTCGATGCCACATGGCCCGAACTTGCCGACATCGACCTGATTTGGGCGGCATCCTCAATGCACCACATGAGCGACCCGGCCAACATCTTGAGCCAGATCGGCAAAACGCTGGCACCGGGGGGCCTGCTGGTGGTCGTGGAAATGGATACTTTGCCGCGCCACCTGCCCGATGACCTTGGATTCGGTGCCCCGGGGCTCGAACAGCGCCTCCACGATGCTGTGGCAATTGCTGGCTGGAACGCGCACCCGAATTGGGCCCCGGCCATCCGGGAAGCTGGAATGGAGATCGCCGAACAGCGCACCTTTACTTACGGCACGGATGAAAACCGGGAACTGATTGCGCACAACGCCCAGACGTTCCTCTCCAGGATGCGCACCAGCCTGGGAGACACCCTGTCAGCGGAGGACCTTGCCACCATCGACCAGTTGCTTGATCCCCATGGCCCGCAGTCCCTGACCAGACGCACAGACCTGTCGATGCGCGGAAGCCGCACCGTGTGGGCCGCACGTCCGGGGCGCTAA
- a CDS encoding helix-turn-helix domain-containing protein yields the protein MDTVIRQRIKGLRLAKGWSLDALAARCFLSPSTLSRIETGHRRIALDQLVPLAKALGTTLDQLVEPTSDEDVVIRPEPEHQQGLTSWLLSREHSANGTTVAKMRITSERSMADVDRSVHPGREWFTVLSGTVSLLLGDRTILVHEGQAAEFSTMVPHLVAAHDGPVEILSIFDHGGERAHLHPPERLS from the coding sequence ATGGATACTGTAATTCGCCAACGCATCAAGGGCTTGCGACTGGCCAAGGGCTGGTCTCTGGACGCACTTGCCGCACGCTGCTTCCTAAGTCCATCCACACTGAGCCGTATTGAAACAGGACACCGCAGGATTGCCCTGGACCAGCTGGTACCTCTGGCCAAGGCGCTTGGCACCACACTTGACCAGCTGGTCGAGCCCACATCGGACGAGGACGTCGTCATCCGCCCCGAGCCCGAACACCAACAAGGGTTGACCAGCTGGCTGCTCTCACGCGAGCACTCGGCGAACGGGACCACCGTGGCCAAGATGCGCATCACATCCGAACGCTCCATGGCCGACGTCGACCGTAGCGTGCATCCAGGCCGCGAGTGGTTCACCGTTTTGTCGGGAACCGTTAGCCTGCTGCTCGGGGACCGCACCATTCTCGTGCACGAGGGGCAGGCCGCGGAGTTCTCCACCATGGTCCCGCACCTTGTTGCTGCCCACGACGGGCCGGTGGAGATCCTGAGCATCTTCGACCACGGCGGAGAACGCGCACATCTTCACCCTCCGGAGCGATTGAGCTAA
- a CDS encoding FAD-dependent oxidoreductase: MGLSTAWFLRQKGAEVTVLERKEVGSGASWGNAGWVSPAFSVPLAEPAALKLGVSTFFSRTSPVSVPLRADVNLLQFLAGFVRNCRADVWEAGLRALSPLNVQALAAYREIERGGVMHGPARMDPGLIFAPDTQRLASLEHELAAVRGSGQEVDFDVLSGDEARKLAPMVAAGMKAAVRLNDQYYLDPRPFIQSLAARLSDLGVVIEEGVSVLDVDSEASPVVRTDDGPRSADAVVMANGAWLAGFRKKLGVRQVVQAGRGYSFSVKPATMPDGPLYFPSHRVVATPMDGSLRVSGMMEFRHPDAPLDRRRLEAVVRTIQPLLPSIDFSQRSEEWVGSRPCTADGLPLIGQSKIPGVYVAGGYGMWGLTLGPAGGRLLADQMTGAPDPVAAPFNPLR, translated from the coding sequence GTGGGCCTCTCCACCGCTTGGTTCCTGCGGCAAAAGGGTGCCGAGGTGACAGTGCTCGAACGCAAGGAAGTCGGTTCGGGGGCGTCCTGGGGCAATGCAGGGTGGGTTAGCCCTGCGTTCTCGGTTCCGTTGGCTGAGCCCGCGGCCTTGAAACTGGGTGTGTCTACTTTTTTCTCTCGCACTTCGCCGGTTTCGGTCCCTTTGCGCGCGGATGTGAACCTCCTGCAGTTTCTCGCTGGATTCGTCCGCAATTGCCGGGCTGACGTTTGGGAGGCCGGGCTTCGGGCGTTGTCACCGCTGAATGTGCAGGCGTTGGCCGCTTATCGCGAGATAGAGCGGGGAGGCGTAATGCACGGGCCGGCCCGTATGGATCCTGGCCTGATCTTTGCTCCCGATACTCAGCGTCTCGCCAGTCTGGAACATGAACTCGCCGCGGTGCGTGGCAGCGGGCAGGAGGTCGATTTCGACGTGCTGTCAGGCGACGAGGCCCGGAAACTGGCACCGATGGTCGCTGCCGGGATGAAAGCGGCCGTACGGCTCAACGACCAGTATTACCTCGACCCAAGGCCCTTCATACAATCACTTGCGGCCAGGCTTTCCGATCTGGGGGTAGTGATCGAGGAGGGCGTGTCGGTGCTCGACGTCGACTCCGAGGCAAGCCCGGTCGTTCGCACTGACGACGGGCCGCGGTCCGCGGACGCCGTGGTCATGGCCAACGGGGCCTGGTTGGCCGGGTTCCGGAAAAAGCTCGGCGTTCGACAGGTTGTCCAGGCCGGACGCGGTTACAGCTTCAGCGTCAAGCCGGCAACCATGCCTGACGGTCCGCTTTATTTCCCCTCCCACCGGGTCGTTGCCACACCGATGGACGGCAGCCTCAGGGTTTCCGGGATGATGGAGTTCCGCCACCCCGATGCCCCCTTGGACCGCAGGCGGCTGGAAGCGGTCGTCCGCACTATCCAGCCGTTACTTCCGTCGATTGATTTCAGCCAGCGGAGCGAGGAATGGGTAGGCTCCCGCCCATGCACCGCCGACGGGCTTCCCCTGATCGGGCAAAGCAAGATCCCTGGCGTCTACGTTGCGGGCGGCTACGGAATGTGGGGACTAACCCTCGGCCCGGCCGGCGGCCGGCTCCTGGCCGATCAAATGACCGGCGCTCCCGATCCGGTGGCCGCACCCTTTAACCCCCTCCGCTAG
- a CDS encoding RidA family protein gives MSVEKRTISTPDALSSPALSQAVQVGNLLFVSGQVGIKPGNTTAPESLEDEIELAFDGLEAVLKAAGAGLSSVVKTSCYLRDINDMGLFNDLYVRRFPAPLPSRTTIQAGLAMGLRFEIDAVAVLGQ, from the coding sequence ATGTCGGTTGAAAAACGCACCATCAGCACCCCGGACGCCCTGTCCTCACCCGCACTGTCGCAGGCTGTCCAAGTCGGCAACCTGCTCTTCGTCTCGGGGCAGGTCGGCATCAAGCCTGGCAACACCACCGCACCGGAGAGCCTGGAGGACGAGATCGAATTGGCCTTCGACGGACTCGAAGCTGTGCTGAAGGCGGCCGGAGCGGGTTTGTCCTCCGTCGTGAAGACCTCGTGCTATCTGCGGGATATCAACGACATGGGTCTGTTCAACGATCTTTACGTACGCCGGTTTCCCGCCCCGTTGCCCTCACGCACCACGATCCAGGCCGGTCTGGCCATGGGGCTGCGTTTTGAGATTGACGCGGTAGCTGTCCTGGGGCAGTAG